In Palaemon carinicauda isolate YSFRI2023 chromosome 41, ASM3689809v2, whole genome shotgun sequence, the following are encoded in one genomic region:
- the LOC137632302 gene encoding uncharacterized protein, whose translation MERRECSEVSIYSTAKVSPGDYYDHETRLFSRARDLEHIKTEKGVLFKFETRKKGFIERSKTDKVLSRLMWVIDYGKETPVDAILIKGRKCLEERCLEVPEDNERCRVLSVFYNYPANLLLCFNEEIPDDVFKTFEGDLHSMCSQPSCVVFSISLADKFVCGYIYPTYSKPGKRFDTFIYGIKEFCSVLRGATVSTLPISAIVDKPSSSYNNRCSGRFRDSVSDGFKTNIKSESNVEVLSETKNTVGTFNSDNIAVVHSNKLIKQGSVGHGITKSSGVKGEILCTHKESVGRGRGTMKGRGYSVGSCTQRTEYTTRVGESRTKESLNFSMDKELQDFCDNFSIELGCTPVKSLNTNSENVKKVTKNTGINDVTVEYLHEQHEKRKNTDMVTTHTSCASNALNTPNSKILTDHRQQTHGLNISCGNQHIDNDCIVSQSDSSDLFRDHGHVNISHPNEQVFRQEVDFYQSNVVEQNKGQVIREEKFDPCNSGSTLTMSEDCNKKLHEDNVNKSKRGSASYSEFPEDSNDKPAFHTKEENQPANKFLGGDIKKSEYAKSQDTKLNHSSESRVTMKESSLKNSGLKQNCNSTIYKTAEPSNKLPRSDIKKSEDDNRKSQVTKEKDTSESKGTIKESSSKKSTRSQNCNSTISANAELGNEIPKGDVKKSEYDDRKSQDTKEKDTNKSKVTVKETDSKKRALRHNCNSTISENAKKKMGHNKETKKSKNAEKKVDPNIYSRVETNNVRPKKLIQGLRNEDQNEKSYLKIGNQDNYKVKTCKEKPQMKSTFLEADKTADDMLGFQRKYYGVVNDTSLEKMILLLGASGSGKTTLVNLAANYFKEKKSADEELYHVVTSSPTSEITAYTFCSAPDEIPITIIDTPGLNDSSGAEVRDHIQSLKTFLANASASEFQIHAIGFVAQAYLVRLTSSERLVMDYVSTIFGQGVKDHLITLVTFADNQDNPPVVEAMKNYGVSFKLSLKFNNSALHNNKAEEVDDIDRVYWRICWRNWKKCMKTLRDLSPLSVSTMKAVHSEVFASTILKSTERDLTGNLKTFFGYSKEDRISSKEARKVCAEIWNLAAVLQHFRSLNNGLHNSREDILIEFAAEICKAKQIFDKENICFLSLNPDTPLIISGLQVIRTMESLYKQSKSLHTKSNTFSKNVTEWTHCHCCDDDHKMERLSRGILEKLTGFGKDVVALKCIDCRCPGEVHGVSETRSPFHPDIVIEKTYTALQNVIHQYSMPNFPIPEDWYLKFLNQLLPFEYTDFMKDIYTFVTK comes from the coding sequence AAGGGAATGTTCTGAAGTATCTATATATAGCACGGCTAAAGTTTCTCCTGGTGACTACTATGATCATGAAACAAGACTCTTTTCACGAGCTCGGGACTTGGAGCACATAAAAACTGAAAAGGGGGTTCTCTTCAAATTTGAAACTCGCAAAAAGGGTTTCATTGAACGTTCAAAAACCGATAAGGTATTGAGCCGCTTAATGTGGGTAATTGACTATGGTAAAGAAACCCCTGTTGATGCTATTCTGATAAAAGGAAGAAAATGCTTAGAGGAAAGATGTTTGGAAGTTCCAGAGGACAATGAGAGGTGCAGGGTATTGTCTGTTTTTTATAATTACCCTGCAAACTTACTTTTGTGTTTTAATGAAGAAATTCCAGATGATGTTTTCAAAACATTTGAGGGTGATCTTCATAGCATGTGTAGTCAACCTTCTTGTGTTGTGTTCTCAATATCATTAGCAGATAAATTTGTATGTGGATATATTTATCCAACTTATTCTAAACCAGGGAAAAGGTTTGATACGTTCATTTATGGTATAAAGGAATTTTGTTCTGTGTTGCGAGGAGCAACAGTAAGCACTCTTCCTATATCTGCTATAGTGGATAAACCAAGCAGCAGCTATAACAACAGATGTTCTGGTAGGTTCAGGGATTCTGTTTCAGATGGTTTCAAAACTAACATTAAATCTGAGTCAAATGTAGAGGTTTTGTCAGAAACTAAAAATACTGTCGGAACCTTTAACTCTGATAACATAGCTGTTGTTCATTCAAATAAACTTATAAAACAAGGCAGTGTAGGACATGGAATTACTAAGAGTTCCGGAGTAAAAGGTGAAATACTCTGCACTCATAAAGAAAGTGTAGGGAGAGGACGAGGAACAATGAAAGGGAGAGGATATAGTGTTGGATCATGTACACAGAGAACAGAGTACACCACTAGAGTTGGTGAAAGTAGAACAAAAGAATCATTAAATTTCTCAATGGATAAGGAGTTACAAGATTTTTGTGATAACTTCTCAATAGAATTAGGTTGTACTCCTGTAAAAAGCCTGAATACTAATAGTGAAAATGTAAAGAAAGTTACTAAAAATACCGgtattaatgatgttactgttgaATATCTTCACGAACAACATGAGAAGAGGAAAAATACTGATATGGTAACCACTCATACATCGTGTGCTTCCAATGCACTAAATACTCCAAATTCAAAAATCTTGACAGATCATCGTCAGCAAACCCATGGATTAAACATCTCTTGTGGCAACCAGCACATAGACAACGACTGTATAGTATCTCAGAGTGATAGCAGTGATTTATTTAGAGATCATGGCCATGTTAATATCAGTCATCCAAACGAACAAGTTTTTAGACAAGAGGTTGATTTTTACCAAAGTAATGTCGTGGAACAAAATAAAGGTCAGGTCATTCGTGAAGAAAAATTTGATCCTTGTAATAGTGGGAGTACATTGACCATGTCAGAGGACTGTAACAAAAAATTACATGAAGACAATGTCAATAAATCCAAGAGGGGCAGTGCTTCATACAGTGAATTCCCTGAAGATAGTAATGATAAACCAGCTTTCcatacaaaagaagaaaatcaaccAGCTAATAAATTCCTAGGAGGTGATATTAAGAAATCAGAATATGCAAAATCACAGGATACCAAGCTAAATCATTCCAGTGAATCTAGGGTGACAATGAAAGAGAGTAGTTTGAAGAATAGTGGTTTGAAACAAAACTGTAATTCTACAATATATAAGACTGCTGAACCATCTAATAAACTTCCAAGAAGTGATATTAAGAAATCAGAAGATGATAATAGGAAATCACAAGTTACCAAGGAAAAAGATACTAGTGAGTCTAAGGGGACAataaaagaaagtagttcgaagaaAAGTACTCGGAGTCAGAACTGTAACTCTACGATATCTGCGAATGCTGAACTAGGTAATGAAATTCCAAAAGGTGATGTTAAGAAATCAGAATATGATGATAGGAAATCACAGGATACCAAGGAGAAAGATACTAATAAATCTAAGGTGACGGTAAAAGAAACTGATTCTAAAAAGAGGGCTCTGAGACACAACTGCAACTCTACAATATCTGAGAATGCTAAAAAGAAAATGGGGCAtaataaggaaacaaagaaaagcaAAAATGCTGAGAAAAAGGTAGACCCAAATATATACTCGCGGGTGGAGACGAACAATGTGCGACCAAAAAAACTCATCCAGGGATTGCGTAATGAAGATCAAAATGAAAAATCATATTTGAAAATAGGAAATCAGGATAATTATAAAGTCAAGACTTGTAAGGAAAAACCTCAAATGAAAAGCACTTTCCTTGAAGCTGATAAAACAGCAGATGATATGCTTGGATTCCAGCGAAAATACTATGGTGTTGTCAATGATACATCTCTTGAGAAAATGATCCTACTTCTAGGGGCTTCAGGAAGTGGTAAGACTACACTAGTGAATTTAGCTGCtaattatttcaaagaaaagaAATCTGCTGATGAGGAACTGTATCATGTAGTGACTTCTTCACCAACATCAGAGATCACAGCTTATACATTCTGTTCTGCTCCTGATGAGATTCCTATTACAATTATAGATACCCCTGGCCTTAATGATTCGTCTGGAGCTGAAGTACGAGACCATATACAATCTCTTAAAACTTTTCTTGCAAATGCATCAGCCAGTGAATTTCAAATTCATGCAATAGGTTTTGTTGCACAGGCATACTTAGTTCGCTTAACATCCTCTGAGCGCTTGGTAATGGATTATGTGTCAACAATATTTGGCCAAGGTGTTAAAGATCACTTGATAACTTTAGTTACCTTTGCAGATaatcaagataatcctccagtTGTTGAGGCCATGAAGAATTATGGAGTGAGCTTCAAACTTTCTTTGAAATTTAATAATTCTGCCTTACATAATAATAAAGCAGAGGAAGTAGATGATATAGATAGAGTTTATTGGAGGATTTGTTGGAGAAATTGGAAGAAATGCATGAAAACATTAAGAGATTTGTCACCTCTTTCTGTCAGTACTATGAAGGCAGTTCACAGTGAGGTATTTGCTTCTACAATACTAAAATCTACTGAAAGAGATTTAACGGGTAATTTGAAAACCTTTTTTGGTTATTCTAAGGAGGACAGAATTAGTTCCAAAGAAGCCCGCAAAGTTTGTGCAGAAATCTGGAATTTGGCAGCTGTATTGCAACATTTCAGAAGTTTGAACAATGGTTTACACAATAGCCGTGAAGATATACTTATTGAATTTGCTGCAGAGATTTGTAAAGCAAAGCAAATATTTGATAAAGAGAacatttgttttctttcattaaatcCTGACACACCCTTAATTATCAGTGGATTACAGGTTATTCGGACCATGGAATCCCTATATAAGCAATCAAAGAGTTTACACACTAAGTCAAATACCTTTTCAAAGAATGTAACAGAGTGGACACACTGCCACTGTTGTGATGATGACCACAAAATGGAAAGACTGTCACGTGGAATATTGGAAAAACTGACTGGATTTGGTAAAGATGTAGTTGCCCTTAAATGCATAGATTGCAGATGCCCTGGAGAAGTACATGGTGTCAGTGAAACTAGATCTCCCTTTCATCCTGACATAGTAATAGAAAAAACATATACTGCTCTTCAAAATGTAATTCATCAGTATTCTATGCCAAACTTCCCCATTCCAGAAGACTGGTATTTGAAGTTCCTAAATCAACTTTTACCATTTGAATACACAGATTTTATGAAGGATATCTATACTTTTGTAACGAAATAG